Within Synechococcales cyanobacterium T60_A2020_003, the genomic segment GGTGGAGTTCCCGTCATCCCCACTACTGCCGATCGTGGTGTTCCCGCTTTGGGGCGTCCCCCATCGGGCAATTGTGGCTCTACACTGGTCGGGCGGAATTCGCCCACACCCTCCGCCACTGGAGTAGAGACGCCCACTGCCAAGGCCGCCGCCTGGGGCAACAGCAGCACATACTTTTCCTCAGCAGGTAGAACAGTAACCGGGGCTTGGGTGGGTCGCCAGTGGTGTTCGGTCAACTCTGGCAGGCGATCGCGCAGATAGATGGACAACGATTCGGGAGTGAGGCAATTCTCGTAGCGCAACCCTTCCAACAGCGCAGCGGTAAAAAATCCGTGGCGGAGCGCCAGGGTTTCCTGGGAAAACTGATCCGGTTGGCACGCCAGCAGCAGTACGCAGTTTTGATGGCTGTTGGCTAAAAGAATAGCCTGATCGCCAACCCCCTGACCGTGCAGCGATCCCTGACTGCGGTTCATATCCAGCGCCAGGATGATATGGGCTTTGGGAACCGTAGCAAAGACTTTAAATAATTCGTCTAGGGCGATCGCCGTTAGGAGTAGCTTTTCGGGATGTCCGTCCATGGGAACCAGGTAATCCCGACCTTGCATTCGCACCCCGTAGCCACTGAAAAACACCCACAGTACATCATCGGGACGAAGGGTTTGGCAAACACGGGTGATCTGCGCCAGGATGACCTCTCGGTTGGGTACGGGTGCGCCTGCTAAGACGGCCTCTGCACTGTCGGTTAATAGAACGCACTGCTGCGCTGGAACCTGAGCTTCCTCTACTAAAAAATCGCGCAGGGCTTGGGCATCCCGCTGAGCGTAGTTCAACGGTTGAAAAAACTGATACTGATTGATACCAACAGCGATCGCCCAGTAGTTGCTCATTTCCAATGCCCCAAATCCTGTGGATGCCTGCGGATGGTTAATCCCAGTGTACCCAGATGACCGTATAGACCATCCGGAACAGCATTAACGATACCGCAACTTTCGACGGTTTGAACCATTGGATTTCAACATTCCGCTATATCTAGCGTCTGAGATTGAGCAACTAGGGAGCGATCGCTCTACCAGAGCGGCATTCCCCGGCGTTAATCTTGGTTAACCTGGACAGCAGAGATATCGCGCGATCGCCCAAACAGGAAGCGCGGCATGAGCAAAGCCCGAACCATATACAAGAGCGATCGCCATTCGTTAGGCACATTCAGTCGCATCCACTGTCCAGGCCGACAGAAGAGTAGCTCGATTAACCGACGCTGCTGAGCCAAGGGCAAAGGCTGAAATTCAACCCGCACGATAGTTTTCCCCTGATCAGACCTTGTTCGCACCATGCGGCATGGAATGGTCAGTCTATCTTCCAGTAGAGTTAGCGTGACCGGAACCGGAGACTCTGGATAAATGCTGAGGGACGACGCCTGGCTAAGCCGGATCTCGGCTCCCGCTTCCGACATTAAGGTCGTTGTTCCCCACAGCACCTCATTGGGGGAGCGATCGCCCGATGAATGACCTATCGAAGCATGATCGGTAATCTCATCCACAACTGTTGTTCGGGGGGTAGAGGTTGCTTCCAGAACCGCAGTGGCCTGTAATCTACGTCCCGTTTGCACAAAGGGATAAACAGAATTATCCCGTGTGACGCTCTGCGCTTGGATGTGCAGTGTGACCCGACGCTGGAGATCAAACCACGGGGATGTGTACGGATTTGGTGCATCAACCATTGCCCAGAGTGCAATCCCCAAGATAAAGAGATTGTAGGCACTCCAAAACCAACCCAACCCAAAGGTAGGCATATCTGCGGTTTCGACCCCGCTCAGTCCCAACGGATCAATCCCGTCATTCATAATCATCCAAATGCTGACTGCCGTAGCAATAAAGAGAGCTAGCAGCGGCCATGCCAGCGTCCAGTTAAAGACAAAGCGTGAACTTGCGGTTCCCTTCGGCGTTACCTTAAAACTCTTGCCAAAGGGACGCAGTATGGCTCGGAGCACCACCACCGAGAGGGGAAGGCACAACACGACGGAGTAGACATCGGATAGAAATGCCGACCGCGATCGCCCATTTAGCCATGCGAACACACAAAGCTGCACCGCATAGTAGGGCAGAAAAAAGTACACCAATTCCACGCCTTTGCTTTGAACAGGAATCACTCCCAGAAAAGCATAGGCCAAGGGCATCAGCAGAAAGATAACGCGGGACGTAATGCTAAACCAGTTTAAGAGTCCCTCCAAATGGCTGAGTCGCTGCATTAGGGATAGCCCTGGAATGGTGAGGGGGTTGGATGAGATAAAGAAAGCCTGCAAGGTACCCTGTCCCCACCGCACCCGCTGCATGGCATGGGCAGCAATGTTTTCTGCGGCTAGCCCCGCACTCAGTTTTTCGTTGAGATAGATGACTTGGTGGCCTTGGGCGGCAATGCGAATCGCCGTAAAGTAGTCTTCACTTAACGACTCCGTGACAAATCCACCGACCTCCTCCAGCGATCGCCGCCGCACCACAAAGGAGGTTCCGGCACAGACTACGCCGCCTGCACCATCTTTCAGCGGTTGAATGTGGTCATAGAAGGTTTCTTCTTCGGGGGGAGTGATTTTTTCTAATCCTAAATTTCGGGTTACGGGATCAATGTTGTAAAACGACTGCGGCGTTTGTACAAGGGCAATCTGAGGCTGTTGGAAAAAGCCCACAGTGCGTGTCAGGAAATTCTTCGTAGGCACAAAGTCAGCGTCAAATACGGTAATTAATTCACCGCTCGTTTGGGCGATCGCATGGTTCAGGTTCCCGGCCTTGGCAAAGCGATTATCGGGACGGGTGAGGTATTGGCATCCCAGTTCATGGGCAAGGGTGCGGATTTCGGGGCGGCGGGTATCGTCTAGCAGATAGATGGTTTTGTTGGGATACTCCATCGCCTGACACCCAATAATCGTGCGGCGCAAAATGAACGCTGGCTCGTCGTAGGTGGGAATCATCACATCCACCGAGGGCAGAAAGTCCCCAGACAGAACAGCCTCAGAGTACAAATCAGCCTCACGGCGGCGATCGCGCCTTCGCAACAGCAACAGCAGTTGGAGACTACCCGTAATGATGGTAATCAGCTCAAATCCCAGCAATAGCAGGCTAAACATACCGTTGAGCGGTGTGTTGAGATTCAGGCTGGAGAGCGATCGCCACAGCACATAACGCCCGGTCAAGATCAAAATAATGCTGACCACAACCCAACGCGACCAAGGCTGCGGCGTTGGCGATAGCTTCATCACGCCAAACACAATCAGCAAAAGCCCAATGGTAGGGGCTAACAGCAAATCTGGCTGACTAAAGATAACCTGTACACCCAGCGGCGGGGCATCTTGAAGAGCTTCTAATTGGGCAAATCCGTTGGCGATCGTAGGCTGTCCCAACTGCCAGGACACTCCCACTGCCACAAATAAGGCTCCAAGCCCTAGCATGACCAGCGTCGCCATCCGAGGAACAAGGCGTTTTAACCCAATTGCTGCGCCACTCTCTCGTTCATTCAGCCGTGAAATGGTCATAGACGTTCCTTTGTGCTTTCTGGTGGATATATCGAAGTGGATTGAAAATCGCGAAGTAAGCTCAATTACACGGGAGAGCACCTATTATTATGGTTTACATTCTGTAATGTTTGAAAGATTAGAAAAGCATAAGAATTCTTTAATAGCTTTGTGAGTTTAGACTTCAGGCTATGGGTAGATGACATAACCTGTAGTAGCAACCTATGTAAGGCGTTGATGCGTTACGCTACCGCTAACGCAGCGTACAACCTGCTCCTCTACTCACTCACTCTCCCACTTCCCCACTCCCCCATCCTCCCTGGGATTATGCAGATCAATCACTCACGAGGCGTCCATGTCAATCATTAACGTTGACCACCTAAGCAAGCGCTACCCAGTCGCGGTCAAAGAGCCGGGATTGGCAGGCACCCTGCGCCATTTCTTCCGCCGCACCTACCGAAACGTGGATGCAGTGCGAGAGATTAGCTTTGCCATCGAACCGGGGGAAGTCGTTGGCTTTTTGGGCCCTAACGGAGCAGGCAAAACCACTACGCTCAAAATGCTCACTGGACTCATCCATCCCTCTAGCGGTGACGTTCGGGTGGCGGGATACGTACCCTATCGGCGGGAGACGGACTTTTTGAAGCAAATTACCCTGGTGATGGGGCAAAAGCAGCAGCTTATCTGGGATTTGCCAACGATGGACTCGCTCACCATTAATGGCGCGATTTACGGGTTATCAGACGCAGAATTGCGCGATCGCGTCGGAGAACTGGCCGAACTCCTATCCCTTCAAGACAAACTGACTCAACCTGTTCGTAAACTGTCCCTGGGGGAACGGATGAAGGCCGAACTCTTGGCCGCCCTGATCCACCGTCCGACCGTTTTATTCCTCGATGAACCCACCCTGGGATTAGACGTGAACGCCCAGGTCAGCGTGCGCGAGTTTTTGAAGGAATACAACCAGCGTTACGGGGCAACGGTGCTGCTCACCAGTCACTACATGGCTGATATTACTGCTCTGTGCGATCGCGTCTTGCTGATTTACAGTGGGCAACTGATTTATGACGGCAATCTCGACGAACTGCTGGAACGCTTTGCCCCCTATCGTGAGGTGCAGGTGGAATTGGCAAACACCTCGGCGGAAAAGGGCTGTTCTGAGGATATTCGCCGGAAGTTGGAATCCTTTGGTGACGTGGAGGATATGGACGGCTGTATCGTGCGGTTGATTATCCGGCGCGAGGACTTGACCCAAACCGTTGCGCGAATTTTGGTGGATCTAGAAGTGACTGATCTAACCGTGACCGATCCCCCGGTGGAAGAGGTCATCGGTCGGGTGTTTCAACAAGGAGCGATCGCCTGATGCTGCAATGGATTCGTCATCCTTGGAAGGTTGCCCGCGTCTTAACCTCGGTTTATTACGCCTACATGGTGGAATATCGCGCCGAACTGCTGTTTTGGATGCTGTCCGGCAGTTTGCCCATTATCCTGATGGGGGTGTGGGTGCAGGCGTCCCAGTCAGGGCAGTTTGCCTTTTCATCGATTGAGTTTGTCCGCTATTTTCTGGCGGTGTTCATCGTGCGTCAGTTCACGGTGGTCTGGGTGATCTGGGAATTTGAACGACAGGTCGTAGAGGGAACGCTATCGCCCAAATTACTGCAACCCCTGGATCCCGGCTGGCATCACTTTATTTCGCACTTTGCCGAGCGCTTCGCCCGCTTGCCCTTCATTGTGGTGCTGATTGGGTTCTTCTTTGTGCTGTATCCGCAAGCCCTGTGGTTTCCAGGGGTGGGAACCTGTCTGCTGTTTGTGCTGCTGCTGTTTTTGTCCTTCGTGCTGCGGTTTGCGATTCAGTACACCCTGGCAATGTTTTCCTTTTGGATTGAGCGAGCCGTTGCCATTGAGCAGTTTTGGTTTCTGTTCTACCTATTCCTATCAGGACTGATTGCCCCCATCGAGATCTTTCCGCCCGTCGTTCAGCGAATTGTGCTGTGGACGCCCTTCCCCTACATGATTGGCTTTCCGGCGAGTTTACTGATTGGTCGTCCGGTGAATGTAGTCGCAGGGATCGCCGCCTTAGTCGGGTGGAGCGCGATCTTTATGGTTGCGAATCGCTGGCTGTGGCGACAGGGGCTAAAGCGCTATTCCGGCATGGGGGCTTAAACCCAGGAGGGGATCCACTGCCGCCAGTGTAGCTCTGCGCCGCTGAGGGGAATGCCTAAATAGAGCGGCACCCAAAACACAAAGGCCACTACTACGATCCAAACAATGGTCATGCCCATCAGTCTGTGGCTAGGAATGACGCTTTGCAGCCACAGACTCACAAACCAGGCGATCGCCAACAGCGCAAATGCCAGCGCACTCATGTAGTGATAGATAAATACACAGCGGCTGACCAACAGCCAGGGCAACCAGTTTGCCGCCCACTGCACCCCCAGGAATAGCGCAATTCCAAAACTGCTGCTTTGGAGCATCAAGGGCTGGGTGCTAGATGAGAAAAACCACTGCCAGAGTCCAACCAGTACCATCACGAGCACGAGGGCGATCGCCGCTGTGCCCAACCACCACGAAAACGGATTGCCCATCGCGTGAACATCGTAGGCGATCGCCCATTGGCTGTTGGGAAGCGGCGGGCCGATCACAGGGGCAGGTTCGCCACGGGCGTGGGCGGTTTTGAAGAAATAGGCGATCGGGCGCAGCATCAGCGGCCAGGTATACCAAGCCGAGCAGTAGGGGTGAATATCTGGCCCGCCAATCCGACTGTGGTAGTCCAGGGTATAGGCGTGCCACTGCCAAAAATTGCGCTCTGGATTTAGTCGAATGTAGGGAATCCAGGCTAAATAGTAGGTCAAGGCAGGCACGATCGCCCAGTACAAAATCCCACAGCCCAGCGGAATAGAGGCAAATCGCGCCACGAGCGATCGCCCCAGTCCTGCATGTCCGGTTTGCCATCGTGCCCAGCCGTGCAGCATATAAGACAGTCCCAGCAGAACATAGAGACCGAGCATAAAGCCCAGGCCATTCCACTTCACCGCCACGGATGCCCCCAACGCAATCCCCGCCAGTAGGAATCCGCTATGCAGTCGCCATCGCCACAGCCGCTTCCCCGCCATCGCCCACAGCACCGCCCACAGTCCCAATAGCCCCAAAAACACCATGTAGATGTTGATCAGGGCATAGCGAGACTCCACCAAAAAAAAGCCATCCAGGGCAAAAAAGAGTCCGGCTACCAGGCCGTAGCATTGCCGCCGCGTCTCAGATACCCCTGCCACGATGCCCAGTTGACACGCGAGGGCGATCGCCAGCAGAGGGAGCAAGCTGCCTGTAAGCGCATCAATCCAGCGATAGTCCACCGGGGACAGCATTAACCCCGTCAGCCCATTTTGAATACCCCCATCGCCAATGGGAGTCCGCTGGGCGATCCAAATTCCTAGGACAATAATGTAGGTGCTGAGGGGGGGATGTCCACCAAACAACTGCTGCCCCAACAGGTAATGACCTGCGAATCGGGCATAGTACACCTCATCAAACACGAGGGTATTAAACTGCCCCAGTCGCCAAAAATGGAGTCCTAGGGACAGCAGGGCAATTCCAGCAACGCCTAGCCAAAAGCGTAAACGACTAGGAACGCCACCCTCAAACTCATTAGATTGGACAACCACCATAGACTGGACAAACGTTGAATAGGGGAAATTCAGGGCAATTGCTCCCAAGTTTCACATCCTTATTGCCGAGAATCAAGCGATCGCCCCAATCTGGAGCAGGTCATGCCATCTTGAGTTTTGAGTTTTGAGTTTTGAGCTTTGAGTTAGCAACGGGGGACGACCGCAGCGGTTCCAGTGCTGGATCGGTTGCTGGAGGAAACTATTAGAGATTGACTGAAATAGGCTGCGGCGTCAGAAAGCCCCCATCTAGGGACTGAATGGCGTGCTGAAGATCTGCGGTTAATTGCTTGGCCGATTCTTTGGGTGTGCCTTGAGCGTAGTCTATTGCGGATAGGGGCGCACCAATGCGGATCGTCATACCACAGCCATAGCTAACACTGTCATTGCCATAGGTGATGCTCATAGGTACGATCTGGACGCCTAAA encodes:
- a CDS encoding glycosyltransferase, yielding MTISRLNERESGAAIGLKRLVPRMATLVMLGLGALFVAVGVSWQLGQPTIANGFAQLEALQDAPPLGVQVIFSQPDLLLAPTIGLLLIVFGVMKLSPTPQPWSRWVVVSIILILTGRYVLWRSLSSLNLNTPLNGMFSLLLLGFELITIITGSLQLLLLLRRRDRRREADLYSEAVLSGDFLPSVDVMIPTYDEPAFILRRTIIGCQAMEYPNKTIYLLDDTRRPEIRTLAHELGCQYLTRPDNRFAKAGNLNHAIAQTSGELITVFDADFVPTKNFLTRTVGFFQQPQIALVQTPQSFYNIDPVTRNLGLEKITPPEEETFYDHIQPLKDGAGGVVCAGTSFVVRRRSLEEVGGFVTESLSEDYFTAIRIAAQGHQVIYLNEKLSAGLAAENIAAHAMQRVRWGQGTLQAFFISSNPLTIPGLSLMQRLSHLEGLLNWFSITSRVIFLLMPLAYAFLGVIPVQSKGVELVYFFLPYYAVQLCVFAWLNGRSRSAFLSDVYSVVLCLPLSVVVLRAILRPFGKSFKVTPKGTASSRFVFNWTLAWPLLALFIATAVSIWMIMNDGIDPLGLSGVETADMPTFGLGWFWSAYNLFILGIALWAMVDAPNPYTSPWFDLQRRVTLHIQAQSVTRDNSVYPFVQTGRRLQATAVLEATSTPRTTVVDEITDHASIGHSSGDRSPNEVLWGTTTLMSEAGAEIRLSQASSLSIYPESPVPVTLTLLEDRLTIPCRMVRTRSDQGKTIVRVEFQPLPLAQQRRLIELLFCRPGQWMRLNVPNEWRSLLYMVRALLMPRFLFGRSRDISAVQVNQD
- a CDS encoding ABC-2 family transporter protein, whose product is MLQWIRHPWKVARVLTSVYYAYMVEYRAELLFWMLSGSLPIILMGVWVQASQSGQFAFSSIEFVRYFLAVFIVRQFTVVWVIWEFERQVVEGTLSPKLLQPLDPGWHHFISHFAERFARLPFIVVLIGFFFVLYPQALWFPGVGTCLLFVLLLFLSFVLRFAIQYTLAMFSFWIERAVAIEQFWFLFYLFLSGLIAPIEIFPPVVQRIVLWTPFPYMIGFPASLLIGRPVNVVAGIAALVGWSAIFMVANRWLWRQGLKRYSGMGA
- a CDS encoding ATP-binding cassette domain-containing protein, coding for MSIINVDHLSKRYPVAVKEPGLAGTLRHFFRRTYRNVDAVREISFAIEPGEVVGFLGPNGAGKTTTLKMLTGLIHPSSGDVRVAGYVPYRRETDFLKQITLVMGQKQQLIWDLPTMDSLTINGAIYGLSDAELRDRVGELAELLSLQDKLTQPVRKLSLGERMKAELLAALIHRPTVLFLDEPTLGLDVNAQVSVREFLKEYNQRYGATVLLTSHYMADITALCDRVLLIYSGQLIYDGNLDELLERFAPYREVQVELANTSAEKGCSEDIRRKLESFGDVEDMDGCIVRLIIRREDLTQTVARILVDLEVTDLTVTDPPVEEVIGRVFQQGAIA
- a CDS encoding phospholipid carrier-dependent glycosyltransferase; translation: MVVVQSNEFEGGVPSRLRFWLGVAGIALLSLGLHFWRLGQFNTLVFDEVYYARFAGHYLLGQQLFGGHPPLSTYIIVLGIWIAQRTPIGDGGIQNGLTGLMLSPVDYRWIDALTGSLLPLLAIALACQLGIVAGVSETRRQCYGLVAGLFFALDGFFLVESRYALINIYMVFLGLLGLWAVLWAMAGKRLWRWRLHSGFLLAGIALGASVAVKWNGLGFMLGLYVLLGLSYMLHGWARWQTGHAGLGRSLVARFASIPLGCGILYWAIVPALTYYLAWIPYIRLNPERNFWQWHAYTLDYHSRIGGPDIHPYCSAWYTWPLMLRPIAYFFKTAHARGEPAPVIGPPLPNSQWAIAYDVHAMGNPFSWWLGTAAIALVLVMVLVGLWQWFFSSSTQPLMLQSSSFGIALFLGVQWAANWLPWLLVSRCVFIYHYMSALAFALLAIAWFVSLWLQSVIPSHRLMGMTIVWIVVVAFVFWVPLYLGIPLSGAELHWRQWIPSWV